In Kiritimatiellia bacterium, a single window of DNA contains:
- the dnaG gene encoding DNA primase — MSPVISKALLEQIRAANDIVEVVGTYLPLKRAGSSFKGLCPFHKEKTPSFHANPQRQSFHCFGCGAGGDVFRFIMQYDGVDFVSAVRLLARRAGIAVELTEDDRQEGPNKDLLLKLLEDVTMLYHHALQKLPAAEAARRYLQKRDLGDAVVRDYLLGYAPEGWDTLVKWGQKKKYTPALLEAAGLLSRSDSEEGRVYDRFRDRLMFPVRDEIGRIVGFSGRLLADDPKAAKYVNTPETPVFHKGKLLYALDKARRAIMDSRAALLCEGQIDVIRCHLGGFQNAVAAQGTALTEQHAQVLKRYADSVTVVLDADPAGQKASLRSAELLLAAGLSVSIASLPPDEDPDSLIRGQGPAAFQAVLDKARPLLDFQVELLRKQETFSGEAGLMRAARAVLETIAKAPSAVQRDHLLRQAARELGLTEPALRQDLSRMMRPAGPARVQAGDEPPARVEHPLEEVTVLELAVRHPEAAQLFRRYLPADAMTDPVCRRLYDLILVGDEHPMSALGPDHPEAARLLAQVEASPSRLMGEDSSPQDPAQDLILRLRRRQMERRRVELRQKLGAAPENERQALDLECKQLTLDIKMLQQGWDRALPILELD; from the coding sequence ATGAGCCCGGTCATTTCCAAGGCCCTGCTGGAGCAGATTCGCGCCGCGAACGACATCGTCGAGGTCGTCGGCACCTACCTGCCGCTGAAACGGGCCGGCTCGTCGTTCAAGGGGCTCTGCCCGTTCCACAAGGAGAAGACGCCATCCTTCCATGCGAACCCGCAGCGGCAGTCCTTCCACTGCTTCGGGTGCGGCGCGGGCGGCGACGTGTTCCGCTTCATCATGCAGTACGACGGCGTGGACTTCGTGTCGGCGGTCCGCCTGCTCGCGCGGCGCGCCGGGATCGCCGTCGAACTCACCGAGGACGACCGGCAGGAGGGCCCGAACAAGGACCTCCTTCTCAAGCTGCTCGAGGACGTGACGATGCTCTACCACCACGCGCTGCAGAAGCTGCCGGCCGCCGAGGCGGCGCGGCGGTATCTTCAGAAGCGCGACCTGGGCGACGCCGTCGTGCGCGACTACCTGCTCGGCTACGCGCCCGAGGGGTGGGATACGCTGGTGAAGTGGGGTCAGAAGAAGAAATACACGCCCGCGCTGCTGGAGGCGGCGGGACTGTTGAGCCGGTCGGATTCCGAGGAAGGCCGCGTCTACGACCGGTTCCGGGACCGCCTGATGTTCCCCGTCCGCGACGAAATCGGGCGGATCGTCGGGTTCAGCGGGCGCCTGCTGGCCGACGACCCCAAGGCCGCGAAGTACGTCAACACGCCCGAGACCCCGGTCTTCCACAAGGGCAAGCTGCTGTACGCCCTCGACAAGGCGCGGCGCGCGATCATGGACAGCCGCGCGGCCCTGCTCTGCGAGGGGCAGATCGACGTCATCCGCTGCCACCTCGGCGGGTTCCAGAACGCCGTGGCCGCCCAGGGCACCGCGCTGACCGAGCAGCACGCCCAGGTGCTCAAACGCTACGCCGACTCGGTCACGGTGGTGCTCGACGCCGACCCGGCCGGCCAGAAGGCCTCCCTGCGTTCCGCCGAGCTTCTCCTGGCGGCGGGCTTGAGCGTCAGCATCGCCTCCCTGCCGCCGGACGAAGACCCGGATTCCCTGATCCGTGGGCAGGGCCCCGCCGCGTTCCAGGCGGTGCTGGACAAGGCCCGCCCCCTGCTGGATTTCCAGGTCGAACTGCTGCGAAAGCAGGAAACCTTCTCCGGTGAGGCGGGCCTGATGCGCGCCGCCCGCGCGGTGCTGGAGACGATCGCCAAGGCCCCGTCCGCCGTGCAGCGCGACCACCTCCTTCGCCAGGCCGCCCGCGAACTAGGCCTGACGGAACCCGCGCTGCGGCAGGATTTGAGTCGTATGATGCGTCCCGCCGGTCCCGCGCGGGTTCAGGCCGGGGACGAGCCCCCGGCGCGGGTGGAGCATCCCTTGGAGGAAGTGACCGTGCTGGAGTTGGCCGTTCGCCACCCGGAGGCGGCGCAGCTTTTCCGGCGCTATCTGCCCGCGGACGCGATGACCGATCCGGTCTGCCGCCGCCTGTACGACCTGATCCTGGTCGGCGACGAGCATCCGATGAGCGCGCTGGGGCCGGACCATCCGGAGGCGGCGCGCCTGCTGGCCCAGGTCGAGGCGTCACCCTCGCGGCTGATGGGCGAGGACAGTTCGCCGCAGGACCCGGCACAGGACCTGATCCTTCGCTTGCGTCGCAGGCAGATGGAGCGGCGCCGCGTGGAGCTTCGACAGAAACTGGGCGCCGCCCCCGAGAACGAACGCCAGGCCCTCGATCTGGAGTGCAAGCAGTTGACCCTCGACATCAAGATGCTGCAACAGGGCTGGGACCGGGCCCTGCCCATTCTCGAGTTGGACTGA
- the smc gene encoding chromosome segregation protein SMC, translated as MYLKHLELIGFKSFADRTKLDFEPGMTAIVGPNGCGKSNIADSIRWVLGEQSAKALRGSKMEDCIFNGTDSHKPMGMAEVSMTFADCEKVLGTEYNEITVTRRVFRDGEGSYFINKTPCRLKDIQRLFMDTGIGTDSYSILEQGRIDQILSSRPEDRREVFEEASGITKFKADKKEAIRKLEHTEANLLRLADVIREVRRQIISLQRQAGKARRYQVIQEQLRGLDLFATRDRMQIFDRDLAQLETRLAAVLEQEEALRAEMAETEREASENRAALSAAEQAIAQAMEASMRARTDLDRARELIQVNEDRIRELQNLSDRDRHDADEAQQRLEQHRASFEDLGRQLADAVAARDAAERDFQARQADLVAHEEKIAAARRSLHDLSTEMIDLESRVSRLQNELYDLEAGERTATLRRERLSAEQAELRHSVDIYAARQEEMNGALGTLQGEVAALQARHDERAAARVDGARRLAETLKNLADLKARLAAREAQVEMLDRPEARLDGLPGGARALLESPADWHVRTDAVLGTLTDRLQPDPVYRVALEAALHTGLDALLVADEAAALELLREVAQHAAGAVRLLPLAASATGPDPWPDGPGRPLADFVRCAPEWRPAVERLLLGTRVVDALPAPGATLPAGATLVTPGGAVRRGNGLVEFWMPGAHEITPLARREYLEDWTRELKELRRQHTEGELQAARLRDDIAAAEADETALRRQLEERRHALAQREGEQHIIAQEADQARQRADTVAWEWQSLQEQTSSGTERKNAIHGELEQHRARQAEIRAATAARNDELRALEHERAGKADTATNARVVHAERRQAAEHMVERQKPLQARIQEIEELIRTRSEDLVSYRSRIGDLERQLAETKTRLQPMEDEVARQAERLDAARKRREEALASVGARDQRLHEQRAAMDDLRNRKGQVDVELAEQRVRRQNLVERAMAEYHVTAEQLAAAPEPAWENGQRPDREAMETQIAELRAKLESMGPVNLIAIEEYKQHEERHDFLTRQQDDLVNAKQQLMDFIRRINQTTTEMFSQTFNKVNANFQDMFQKLFGGGTAKLVLVDEGDVLESGIEIIARPPGKKLQTVSLLSGGERTMTAVALLFSLYMVKPSPFCLLDELDAALDEANIGRFIKVVQGFLESSQFIVITHNRQTIGAADILYGVTMEHQGVSKIVSVKFSHHEKPKAPAPPKEEPAPAPAAEPPPTV; from the coding sequence TTGTATCTGAAGCATCTCGAGCTGATCGGGTTTAAAAGCTTCGCCGACCGCACGAAGCTGGATTTCGAGCCGGGCATGACGGCCATCGTCGGCCCGAACGGCTGCGGCAAGAGCAACATCGCGGACTCCATCCGGTGGGTGCTCGGCGAGCAGAGCGCCAAGGCGCTGCGCGGCTCGAAGATGGAGGATTGCATCTTCAACGGGACGGACAGCCACAAGCCCATGGGCATGGCCGAGGTGTCGATGACCTTCGCCGACTGCGAGAAGGTCCTCGGCACCGAGTACAACGAGATCACCGTCACCCGCCGCGTCTTCCGCGACGGCGAGGGCAGCTACTTCATCAACAAGACGCCCTGCCGCCTCAAGGACATCCAGCGGCTGTTCATGGACACGGGCATCGGGACGGACTCCTACTCCATCCTCGAGCAGGGCCGCATCGACCAGATCTTGAGCTCGCGCCCCGAGGACCGCCGCGAGGTCTTCGAGGAGGCCAGCGGCATCACCAAGTTCAAGGCGGACAAGAAAGAGGCCATCCGCAAGCTCGAGCACACGGAGGCCAACCTGCTGCGCCTGGCGGACGTCATCCGCGAGGTCCGGCGCCAGATCATTTCCCTCCAGCGCCAGGCCGGCAAGGCCCGGCGCTACCAGGTCATCCAGGAGCAACTGCGCGGCCTCGATCTGTTCGCGACGCGGGACCGCATGCAGATCTTCGACCGGGACCTCGCGCAACTGGAGACCCGGCTGGCGGCCGTGCTGGAGCAGGAAGAGGCGCTGCGGGCGGAGATGGCCGAGACCGAGCGAGAGGCCTCGGAGAACCGCGCCGCCCTGTCCGCGGCCGAACAGGCGATCGCGCAGGCGATGGAAGCCTCGATGCGGGCGCGCACCGATCTCGACCGCGCCCGGGAGCTGATCCAGGTCAACGAGGATCGCATCCGGGAATTGCAGAACCTGTCGGACCGCGACCGGCACGACGCCGACGAGGCGCAGCAGCGGCTCGAGCAGCACCGCGCCTCGTTCGAGGACTTGGGCCGGCAACTGGCCGACGCCGTCGCGGCGCGCGACGCCGCCGAGCGCGACTTCCAGGCCCGGCAGGCGGACCTGGTGGCCCACGAGGAGAAGATCGCAGCCGCGCGACGCTCCCTGCACGACTTGAGCACCGAGATGATCGACCTCGAGAGCCGCGTCTCCCGCCTGCAGAACGAGCTCTACGACCTCGAGGCCGGCGAGCGCACGGCCACCCTCCGGCGGGAGCGGCTCTCGGCCGAGCAGGCGGAACTGCGCCACTCCGTGGACATCTACGCGGCCCGCCAGGAGGAAATGAACGGCGCCCTCGGGACCCTGCAGGGCGAGGTCGCCGCGCTCCAGGCCCGCCACGATGAGCGCGCGGCCGCCCGCGTCGACGGCGCGCGCCGGCTCGCCGAAACGCTGAAGAACCTGGCCGACCTCAAGGCGCGGCTCGCCGCGCGCGAGGCCCAGGTGGAAATGCTCGACCGGCCCGAGGCGCGGCTCGACGGCCTGCCCGGCGGCGCGCGCGCCCTGCTCGAGTCGCCGGCCGACTGGCACGTCCGCACGGACGCCGTGCTCGGCACGCTGACGGATCGCCTGCAGCCCGACCCGGTGTACCGGGTCGCGCTGGAGGCCGCCCTGCACACCGGCCTGGACGCCCTGCTGGTCGCCGACGAAGCCGCCGCCCTTGAGCTTTTGCGCGAGGTGGCGCAGCACGCCGCCGGCGCGGTTCGCCTCCTGCCTCTGGCCGCTTCCGCGACGGGACCGGACCCCTGGCCGGACGGACCGGGCCGGCCCCTAGCGGACTTTGTCCGGTGCGCTCCCGAGTGGCGGCCGGCTGTCGAACGCCTGCTCCTCGGCACACGCGTCGTGGACGCGCTGCCCGCGCCGGGCGCAACCCTCCCGGCGGGCGCAACGCTCGTGACGCCCGGCGGCGCGGTGCGGCGCGGGAACGGCCTGGTGGAATTCTGGATGCCGGGGGCGCACGAGATCACGCCGCTGGCCCGCCGGGAATACCTCGAGGATTGGACGCGGGAGCTGAAGGAACTGCGGCGGCAGCACACCGAGGGCGAACTGCAGGCGGCGCGCCTGCGGGACGATATCGCCGCGGCGGAGGCCGACGAAACCGCCCTGCGCCGCCAGCTCGAGGAGCGCCGGCACGCCCTCGCGCAGCGCGAGGGGGAACAGCATATCATCGCCCAGGAGGCGGACCAGGCCCGGCAGCGCGCGGACACGGTCGCCTGGGAGTGGCAATCGCTGCAGGAGCAGACCTCCTCCGGCACCGAGCGGAAGAACGCGATTCACGGCGAGCTGGAACAGCATCGCGCCCGGCAGGCCGAGATCCGGGCGGCCACGGCCGCCCGGAACGACGAGCTGCGCGCCCTGGAACACGAGCGCGCCGGGAAGGCCGACACGGCCACGAACGCCCGGGTCGTCCACGCGGAGCGCCGCCAGGCCGCGGAGCACATGGTCGAGCGGCAGAAACCCCTCCAGGCGCGCATCCAGGAGATCGAGGAGCTCATCCGCACTCGATCCGAGGATCTCGTGTCCTACCGGTCGCGCATCGGCGACCTGGAGCGGCAGCTGGCGGAAACGAAGACCCGCCTGCAGCCGATGGAGGACGAGGTCGCCCGCCAGGCCGAGCGCCTGGACGCGGCGCGGAAGCGCCGCGAGGAGGCCCTGGCCTCGGTGGGCGCGCGGGACCAGCGCCTGCACGAGCAGCGCGCGGCCATGGACGACCTGCGGAACCGCAAGGGCCAGGTGGACGTCGAGCTCGCCGAGCAGCGCGTGCGCCGCCAGAACCTGGTCGAACGCGCCATGGCCGAGTACCACGTCACGGCGGAGCAGCTCGCGGCCGCCCCGGAGCCCGCCTGGGAGAACGGCCAGCGGCCCGACCGCGAGGCGATGGAGACGCAGATCGCCGAACTGCGGGCCAAGCTGGAGTCCATGGGGCCCGTCAACCTGATCGCCATCGAGGAATACAAGCAGCACGAGGAGCGGCACGACTTCCTGACCCGGCAGCAGGACGACCTCGTGAACGCCAAGCAGCAGTTGATGGACTTCATCCGGCGCATCAACCAGACCACGACCGAGATGTTCTCGCAGACGTTCAACAAGGTGAACGCGAACTTCCAGGACATGTTCCAGAAGCTGTTCGGCGGCGGCACGGCCAAGCTGGTGCTCGTGGACGAGGGTGACGTGCTCGAGTCCGGCATCGAGATCATCGCCCGGCCGCCGGGCAAGAAGCTGCAAACCGTCTCCCTGCTCTCCGGTGGCGAGCGCACGATGACCGCCGTGGCGCTGCTGTTCTCCCTCTACATGGTCAAACCGAGCCCGTTCTGCCTGCTGGACGAGCTCGACGCCGCCCTCGACGAGGCCAACATCGGCCGCTTCATCAAGGTGGTCCAGGGCTTCCTGGAGAGCTCGCAGTTCATCGTCATCACGCACAACCGGCAAACCATCGGGGCCGCGGACATCCTCTACGGCGTCACGATGGAGCACCAGGGCGTGTCGAAGATCGTCTCGGTGAAATTCTCGCACCACGAAAAACCCAAGGCCCCGGCGCCGCCGAAAGAGGAACCGGCCCCCGCGCCCGCGGCAGAACCGCCGCCGACGGTGTAG
- a CDS encoding serine/threonine protein kinase has translation MQKDTIQVPGYELLSVVGEGRSSVVWAARAAPDAPPVAVKWLRTDEVPDESFRRRAMEEARASSRLHHPGIVDLKDVGELEGGLYYVMEFVDGCTLAELLSRKGRLQPKHAMQIAEGIALALTYAWDRERLIHHDLCPGNVMLERDGTVRVADMGILPPGGVAYRARLSYAAPEQADGSASVDYRANIYSAGALLYEMMTGRKPFRELTGVEALDRQVPDQLPDPQELNREITSGVGWLVEKSMIRDPAGRYRTWAEWLADLQEVAKGGWPLSELPVSGQSLILRSALRFPPPVNIVEPPPTAKKLSRSRKLAQSAKRVLVAKPTSTTFSIQPRSRTSSELARSLSAFLVLGTITALAYAGFWLHGRWKAGAFDEEPPPAEPSVLPQPDIPEESRAMSFDGTIRPPEPAAEPAPAKPAGAEEIITWDDPVFVRGARSFNEAVALYQKYIQDRSDPALLKEIEKKCREAIRDFESCRNKAPAEVRMAEILTQAYRLLSDCRQMMLVPDVSSDGEAAPSR, from the coding sequence ATGCAAAAAGACACGATCCAAGTGCCGGGCTATGAACTCCTGTCCGTCGTAGGAGAGGGCCGCTCGTCCGTCGTCTGGGCCGCGCGCGCCGCGCCGGACGCCCCGCCCGTGGCCGTGAAATGGCTGCGCACGGACGAGGTGCCCGACGAGAGCTTCCGGCGCCGCGCGATGGAGGAGGCGCGGGCCTCCAGCCGGCTGCACCATCCCGGCATCGTGGACCTCAAGGACGTCGGCGAACTCGAAGGCGGGCTCTACTACGTCATGGAATTCGTGGACGGCTGCACGCTGGCCGAACTCCTCTCGCGCAAGGGCCGCCTGCAGCCCAAGCACGCCATGCAGATCGCCGAGGGCATCGCCCTGGCCCTGACCTACGCCTGGGACCGCGAACGCCTGATCCACCACGATCTTTGCCCGGGGAACGTCATGCTCGAGCGGGACGGCACCGTCCGCGTCGCGGACATGGGTATCCTGCCGCCGGGCGGCGTGGCCTACCGGGCGCGGCTCTCTTACGCCGCCCCCGAGCAGGCCGACGGCTCCGCCAGCGTGGACTACCGCGCCAACATCTATTCCGCCGGCGCGCTGCTCTACGAGATGATGACCGGGCGCAAGCCGTTCCGCGAACTCACGGGCGTGGAGGCCCTGGACCGGCAGGTGCCGGACCAGCTTCCCGATCCGCAGGAGCTCAACCGGGAGATCACGTCCGGCGTGGGCTGGCTGGTCGAAAAATCCATGATCCGCGACCCGGCCGGTCGGTACCGGACCTGGGCCGAGTGGCTGGCGGACCTGCAGGAGGTGGCCAAGGGCGGCTGGCCGTTGAGCGAGTTGCCGGTCTCCGGGCAGAGCCTGATCCTGCGCAGCGCGCTGCGGTTCCCGCCGCCGGTGAATATCGTCGAGCCTCCCCCCACGGCGAAGAAGCTCTCGCGCAGCCGCAAGCTGGCGCAGAGCGCCAAGCGCGTCCTGGTCGCGAAGCCCACGTCGACGACGTTCAGCATCCAGCCTCGCTCCCGCACGTCTTCGGAGCTGGCGCGTTCGCTGTCCGCCTTCCTGGTTCTCGGTACGATCACGGCTCTCGCGTACGCGGGATTCTGGCTCCACGGCCGATGGAAGGCCGGGGCGTTCGACGAGGAGCCCCCGCCGGCGGAACCGTCTGTCCTTCCACAGCCCGACATCCCCGAGGAGAGCCGCGCGATGTCGTTCGACGGGACCATCCGCCCGCCCGAGCCGGCCGCGGAGCCGGCCCCGGCGAAGCCCGCCGGGGCGGAGGAGATCATCACCTGGGACGATCCCGTCTTCGTCCGCGGCGCGCGCAGTTTCAACGAGGCCGTGGCCCTGTACCAGAAGTACATCCAGGACCGCAGTGATCCGGCGCTGCTCAAGGAGATCGAGAAAAAATGCCGCGAGGCGATCCGCGACTTCGAGTCCTGCCGGAACAAGGCGCCGGCGGAGGTCCGGATGGCGGAGATCCTGACCCAGGCCTATCGCCTGCTCTCCGACTGCCGTCAGATGATGCTGGTGCCCGACGTCTCTTCGGACGGCGAGGCCGCGCCGTCGCGTTGA
- a CDS encoding antibiotic biosynthesis monooxygenase codes for MYVTLVHVSVKKEAVPAFILACRANHEASTREPGNRRFDVLQLQEDPTRFVLYEAYASREDAAAHKNTPHYAAWRDAVAGWMAEPRKGVVYDGLFPA; via the coding sequence ATGTACGTTACGCTGGTCCACGTGAGCGTGAAAAAAGAGGCCGTGCCGGCCTTCATCCTGGCCTGCCGGGCCAACCACGAAGCCTCGACCCGCGAGCCGGGAAACCGTCGATTCGACGTCCTGCAACTGCAGGAAGACCCGACCCGCTTCGTCCTCTACGAGGCGTACGCGTCCCGGGAGGATGCCGCCGCCCACAAGAACACGCCGCACTATGCCGCGTGGCGCGACGCCGTGGCGGGCTGGATGGCCGAGCCCCGCAAGGGCGTCGTGTACGACGGCCTCTTCCCGGCCTGA
- a CDS encoding CvpA family protein, with the protein MENLPQFNLVDILAMIYIVLGVVRGFLNGLSGELARLLSVVVAVAAGIHFYEPMGGYLLEHTRMGEWDPKAAYMVSFGVLLAGGWLAMRLLRVVLRHLMEFTFRGRIEKVGGALAGFLRYSVEAGAIILLLGLVPHEALRRHFVDESFFGRPLAQYVLPAYEKLAEKYPALRIPVRREAGVLEGEAAEAEPPAETAPAEGEQGDP; encoded by the coding sequence ATGGAAAACCTGCCACAATTCAACCTGGTGGATATCCTGGCGATGATTTACATCGTCCTGGGCGTCGTGCGGGGCTTCCTGAACGGCCTGTCCGGCGAGCTGGCCCGGCTCTTGAGCGTGGTCGTCGCCGTCGCGGCGGGCATCCACTTCTACGAGCCGATGGGCGGCTACCTGCTCGAGCACACGCGCATGGGGGAGTGGGACCCGAAGGCGGCCTACATGGTTTCCTTCGGCGTGCTGCTGGCCGGGGGCTGGCTGGCCATGCGGCTGCTGCGCGTCGTGCTGCGCCACCTCATGGAGTTCACGTTCCGCGGCCGCATCGAGAAGGTCGGCGGGGCGCTGGCGGGATTCCTCCGCTACTCCGTGGAGGCCGGCGCGATCATCCTCCTGCTCGGCCTCGTCCCGCACGAGGCCCTGCGGCGGCACTTCGTGGACGAATCCTTCTTCGGCCGCCCCCTGGCGCAGTACGTCCTGCCCGCGTACGAGAAGCTCGCGGAGAAGTATCCCGCCCTCCGGATTCCGGTCCGGCGGGAGGCGGGGGTCCTGGAGGGGGAGGCCGCGGAAGCGGAGCCGCCCGCGGAGACGGCGCCGGCGGAGGGCGAGCAGGGCGACCCATGA
- the pcnB gene encoding polynucleotide adenylyltransferase PcnB produces the protein MQPLIIDRSQHVVSRKNIAPEALRVLYRLNEAGFTAYLAGGGVRDLLLGRTPKDFDIATSAHPNQVKRLFRNCRLIGRRFRLAHVFFPNIIIEVSTFRAHIPGDGAQRVTTKEGMIVRDNVFGTPPEDALRRDFTVNALFYDIADFSLVDYVGGLKDLDARLLRVIGDPRVRFQEDPVRMLRAVRFAASLDFTIEETARQAIHDMKEHLAQASRERLHEEMLKIFFCGRAEPVLQGLFDTGLFAVLFPEVAAWLHGPGGEAGRDGMRRALRQVDKWKAAGLRPGESLLWALLFGPYFEARAADPGLAGLSRTAARARAAHDQLLNPSHRVQIPRNVARGAADILAAQAVFPRTQGKGPRRFAARHVFKDALVYFKFSARARGEHEELVRWWTDFLAGLRNPPPAPAAEEPQRDGAASPSEETSGTSII, from the coding sequence ATGCAGCCTTTAATTATAGACCGTTCGCAGCATGTGGTCAGCCGGAAGAACATCGCGCCGGAGGCGCTCCGGGTGCTCTACCGCCTGAACGAGGCCGGCTTCACGGCGTACCTCGCCGGCGGCGGCGTGCGCGACCTGCTGCTGGGCCGCACGCCCAAGGACTTCGACATCGCGACCAGCGCCCACCCGAACCAGGTCAAGCGCCTGTTCCGCAACTGCCGGCTCATCGGCCGGCGATTCCGGCTCGCCCACGTCTTTTTCCCGAACATCATCATCGAGGTCTCCACCTTCCGCGCCCATATTCCCGGGGACGGCGCGCAGCGCGTGACGACCAAGGAAGGCATGATCGTCCGGGATAACGTGTTCGGCACGCCGCCCGAGGACGCCCTGCGGCGCGACTTCACGGTGAACGCCCTGTTCTACGACATCGCGGATTTCTCGCTCGTGGACTACGTCGGCGGCCTGAAGGACCTCGACGCCCGGCTGCTGCGCGTAATCGGCGATCCGCGGGTCCGGTTCCAGGAGGACCCCGTGCGGATGCTGCGCGCCGTGCGGTTCGCCGCGTCGCTGGATTTTACCATCGAGGAGACCGCCCGGCAGGCGATCCACGACATGAAGGAGCACCTGGCCCAGGCCTCCCGGGAGCGGCTGCACGAGGAGATGCTCAAGATCTTCTTCTGCGGCCGCGCGGAGCCCGTGCTGCAGGGCCTGTTCGACACGGGGCTTTTTGCCGTCCTGTTCCCGGAGGTCGCGGCGTGGCTGCACGGCCCCGGCGGCGAGGCGGGCCGCGACGGGATGCGGCGGGCGCTCCGCCAGGTGGACAAGTGGAAGGCCGCGGGCCTGCGCCCCGGGGAATCCCTGCTCTGGGCGCTCCTGTTCGGCCCCTACTTCGAGGCCCGCGCGGCCGACCCCGGGCTGGCCGGTCTTTCCCGCACCGCGGCGCGCGCCCGCGCGGCTCACGACCAACTGCTGAACCCCTCGCACCGCGTGCAGATCCCGCGGAACGTGGCGCGGGGGGCCGCCGATATCCTCGCGGCGCAGGCGGTCTTTCCCCGGACACAGGGCAAGGGACCGCGCCGCTTCGCCGCGCGCCACGTGTTCAAGGACGCCCTCGTCTATTTCAAGTTCTCCGCGCGGGCGCGCGGCGAGCACGAGGAATTGGTGAGGTGGTGGACCGATTTTCTCGCCGGCCTGCGGAATCCCCCGCCGGCGCCCGCCGCGGAAGAGCCTCAACGCGACGGCGCGGCCTCGCCGTCCGAAGAGACGTCGGGCACCAGCATCATCTGA